The following proteins come from a genomic window of Streptomyces sp. NBC_01716:
- the rplA gene encoding 50S ribosomal protein L1 → MKRSKALRSADAKIDAERTYPPLEAVRIAKDTNTTKFDGTVEVAMRLGVDPRKADQMVRGTVNLPHGTGKTARVLVFATGDRAEAARAAGADIVGSDELIEEVQKGRLDFDAVVATPDLMGKVGRLGRVLGPRGLMPNPKTGTVTPDVTKAVNDIKGGKIEFRVDKHSNLHFIIGKVSFDETKLVENYAAALEEILRLKPSAAKGRYIKKATLATTMGPGIPLDANRTRNLLVEEDPASV, encoded by the coding sequence GTGAAGCGCAGCAAGGCACTCCGCAGCGCGGACGCGAAGATCGACGCGGAGCGCACGTACCCTCCGCTCGAAGCCGTCCGTATCGCCAAGGACACCAACACCACCAAGTTCGACGGCACCGTCGAGGTCGCCATGCGGCTGGGCGTCGACCCGCGCAAGGCGGACCAGATGGTCCGTGGCACCGTGAACCTTCCGCACGGCACCGGCAAGACCGCCCGGGTCCTGGTCTTCGCGACCGGTGACCGTGCCGAGGCAGCGCGCGCCGCGGGCGCCGACATCGTCGGCTCCGACGAGCTGATCGAAGAGGTCCAGAAGGGCCGTCTCGACTTCGACGCCGTCGTCGCCACCCCGGACCTCATGGGCAAGGTCGGCCGCCTCGGCCGCGTCCTCGGCCCGCGTGGTCTGATGCCGAACCCGAAGACCGGCACCGTCACCCCCGATGTCACGAAGGCCGTGAACGACATCAAGGGCGGCAAGATCGAGTTCCGCGTCGACAAGCACTCGAACCTGCACTTCATCATCGGCAAGGTCTCCTTCGACGAGACGAAGCTGGTCGAGAACTACGCCGCGGCGCTGGAGGAGATCCTCCGTCTCAAGCCGTCGGCCGCGAAGGGCCGTTACATCAAGAAGGCGACCCTGGCGACGACGATGGGCCCCGGCATTCCGCTGGACGCCAACCGCACGCGCAACCTCCTCGTCGAGGAGGACCCGGCCTCCGTCTGA
- the rplJ gene encoding 50S ribosomal protein L10, with translation MARPDKAAAVAELTEQFRSSSAAVLTEYRGLTVAQLKELRRSLGENAQYAVVKNTLTKIAANEAGINTLDDLFAGPTAVAFVTGDPVESAKGLRDFAKDNPNLVIKGGVLDGKALSADEFKKLADLESREVLLAKVAGGIKASMAKAAATFQAPLSEFVRTADALRAKVEQGGAGTPAPAEADAE, from the coding sequence ATGGCAAGGCCCGACAAGGCTGCCGCGGTGGCCGAGCTGACGGAACAGTTCCGCAGCTCGAGCGCCGCAGTGCTGACCGAGTACCGGGGTCTCACCGTGGCGCAGCTCAAGGAGCTGCGTCGTTCCCTCGGTGAGAACGCCCAGTACGCCGTGGTGAAGAACACGCTGACCAAGATCGCGGCCAACGAGGCCGGGATCAACACGCTGGACGACCTGTTCGCGGGTCCGACGGCGGTTGCCTTCGTCACCGGTGACCCGGTGGAGTCGGCGAAGGGTCTTCGTGACTTCGCCAAGGACAACCCGAATCTCGTCATCAAGGGCGGAGTCCTTGATGGCAAGGCGCTCAGCGCCGACGAGTTCAAGAAGCTCGCGGACCTCGAGTCCCGCGAGGTGCTGCTCGCCAAGGTGGCCGGTGGAATCAAGGCGTCGATGGCCAAGGCCGCGGCGACGTTCCAGGCCCCGCTGTCGGAGTTCGTCCGCACCGCGGACGCGCTTCGCGCCAAGGTCGAGCAGGGCGGTGCCGGTACGCCGGCTCCCGCCGAGGCCGACGCCGAGTAG
- the secE gene encoding preprotein translocase subunit SecE, translated as MTDAVGSIDKPDADDDETPESSKKTRKGGKRGKKGPLGRLALFYRQIVAELRKVVWPTRNQLTTYTTVVIVFVVVMIGLVTVMDYGFQRVVKYVFG; from the coding sequence GTGACGGACGCCGTGGGCTCCATCGACAAGCCTGATGCTGACGATGACGAGACCCCCGAGTCGAGCAAGAAGACTCGCAAGGGTGGCAAGCGCGGCAAGAAGGGCCCGCTGGGCCGTCTCGCGCTCTTCTACCGTCAGATCGTCGCGGAGCTGCGCAAGGTCGTCTGGCCGACTCGCAACCAGCTGACGACCTACACGACTGTTGTGATCGTCTTCGTCGTCGTCATGATCGGTCTGGTGACCGTGATGGACTACGGCTTCCAGAGAGTAGTCAAGTACGTCTTCGGCTAG
- the rplL gene encoding 50S ribosomal protein L7/L12, whose amino-acid sequence MAKLSQDELLEQFETLTLIELSDFVKAFEAKFDVKAAAPVAVAAAGGAAGAAVEAEEVQDEFDVILTGAGEKKIQVIKVVRELTSLGLKEAKDLVDGAPKPVLEKVAKEAADKAAESLKGAGASVEVK is encoded by the coding sequence ATGGCGAAGCTGTCCCAGGACGAGCTGCTTGAGCAGTTCGAGACCCTGACCCTCATCGAGCTCTCCGACTTCGTGAAGGCCTTCGAGGCCAAGTTCGACGTCAAGGCCGCCGCCCCGGTCGCCGTCGCCGCCGCCGGCGGTGCCGCCGGTGCCGCTGTCGAGGCCGAAGAGGTCCAGGACGAGTTCGACGTCATCCTCACGGGTGCCGGCGAGAAGAAGATCCAGGTCATCAAGGTCGTGCGTGAGCTCACCTCGCTGGGCCTCAAGGAGGCCAAGGACCTCGTCGACGGCGCGCCGAAGCCCGTCCTTGAGAAGGTCGCCAAGGAGGCCGCTGACAAGGCCGCCGAGTCCCTCAAGGGCGCCGGCGCCTCCGTCGAGGTCAAGTGA
- the rpoB gene encoding DNA-directed RNA polymerase subunit beta, whose translation MAASRNASTTNTNNGASTAPLRISFAKIKEPLEVPNLLALQTESFDWLLGNAVWKARVEAALESGQDVPRKSGLEEIFEEISPIEDFSGSMSLTFRDHRFEPPKNSIDECKERDFTYAAPLFVTAEFTNNETGEIKSQTVFMGDFPLMTDKGTFVINGTERVVVTQLVRSPGVYFDSSIDKTSDKDIFSSKIIPSRGAWLEMEIDKRDMVGVRIDRKRKQSVTVLLKALGWTTEQILEEFGEYESMRATLEKDHTQGQDDALLDIYRKLRPGEPPTREAAQTLLENLYFNPKRYDLAKVGRYKVNKKLGAAEPLDAGVLTTDDIIATIKYLVKLHAGETETVGESGTQILVETDDIDHFGNRRLRNVGELIQNQVRTGLARMERVVRERMTTQDVEAITPQTLINIRPVVASIKEFFGTSQLSQFMDQNNPLSGLTHKRRLNALGPGGLSRERAGFEVRDVHPSHYGRMCPIETPEGPNIGLIGSLASYGRVNAFGFVETPYRKVVGGVVTDDVDYLTADEEDRFVIAQANATLSEEMRFTEPRVLVRRRGGEVDYIPGDDVDYMDVSPRQMVSVATAMIPFLEHDDANRALMGANMMRQAVPLITSEAPLVGTGMEYRCAVDAGDVIKAEKEGVVQEVSADYITIANDDGTYTTYRIAKFSRSNQGTSVNQKVIVSEGDRVVENQVLADGPATERGEMALGKNLLVAFMPWEGHNYEDAIILSQRLVQDDVLSSIHIEEHEVDARDTKLGPEEITRDIPNVSEEVLADLDERGIIRIGAEVTAGDILVGKVTPKGETELTPEERLLRAIFGEKAREVRDTSLKVPHGETGKIIGVRVFDREEGDELPPGVNQLVRVYVAQKRKITDGDKLAGRHGNKGVISKILPIEDMPFLEDGTPVDIILNPLGVPSRMNPGQVLEIHLGWLASQGWKVEGSEEWMERLKGIGADDVAPGTNVATPVFDGAREDEISGLFEATIPNRDGERMVKASGKASLFDGRSGEPFPEPVSIGYMYILKLHHLVDDKLHARSTGPYSMITQQPLGGKAQFGGQRFGEMEVWALEAYGAAYALQELLTIKSDDVTGRVKVYEAIVKGENIPEPGIPESFKVLIKEMQSLCLNVEVLSSDGMSIEMRDTDEDVFRAAEELGIDLSRREPSSVEEV comes from the coding sequence TTGGCCGCCTCGCGCAACGCCTCGACCACGAATACGAACAACGGCGCCAGCACCGCCCCGCTGCGCATCTCCTTTGCAAAGATCAAGGAGCCTCTTGAGGTTCCGAACCTCCTCGCGCTGCAGACCGAGAGCTTCGACTGGCTGCTCGGCAACGCCGTGTGGAAGGCACGGGTCGAGGCAGCTCTTGAGAGCGGCCAGGACGTCCCCAGGAAGTCGGGTCTGGAGGAGATCTTCGAGGAGATCTCTCCGATCGAGGACTTCTCCGGGTCGATGTCGCTGACGTTCCGCGACCACCGTTTCGAGCCGCCGAAGAACTCGATCGACGAGTGCAAGGAGCGCGACTTCACGTACGCGGCCCCGCTCTTCGTCACCGCCGAGTTCACCAACAACGAGACCGGTGAGATCAAGTCCCAGACGGTCTTCATGGGCGACTTCCCGCTCATGACGGACAAGGGCACCTTCGTCATCAACGGCACCGAGCGTGTCGTGGTGACCCAGCTCGTCCGCTCGCCGGGTGTGTACTTCGATTCCTCGATCGACAAGACGTCCGACAAGGACATCTTCTCCTCCAAGATCATCCCCTCCCGGGGTGCCTGGCTGGAGATGGAGATCGACAAGCGCGACATGGTCGGTGTCCGTATCGACCGCAAGCGCAAGCAGTCCGTGACCGTTCTGCTCAAGGCTCTCGGCTGGACGACCGAGCAGATCCTGGAGGAGTTCGGCGAGTACGAGTCGATGCGCGCCACCCTGGAGAAGGACCACACCCAGGGCCAGGACGACGCGCTGCTCGACATCTACCGCAAGCTGCGTCCGGGCGAGCCCCCGACGCGCGAGGCGGCCCAGACGCTGCTCGAGAACCTCTACTTCAACCCCAAGCGCTACGACCTCGCGAAGGTCGGCCGCTACAAGGTGAACAAGAAGCTCGGCGCCGCGGAGCCGCTGGACGCCGGTGTGCTCACCACCGACGACATCATCGCCACGATCAAGTACCTGGTGAAGCTGCACGCCGGTGAGACCGAGACGGTCGGCGAGAGCGGCACCCAGATCCTGGTCGAGACCGACGACATCGACCACTTCGGCAACCGCCGTCTGCGCAACGTGGGCGAGCTCATCCAGAACCAGGTCCGTACGGGTCTGGCGAGGATGGAGCGCGTCGTACGCGAGCGCATGACGACCCAGGACGTCGAGGCGATCACGCCGCAGACCCTGATCAACATCCGGCCGGTCGTCGCCTCCATCAAGGAGTTCTTCGGCACCAGCCAGCTGTCGCAGTTCATGGACCAGAACAACCCGCTGTCGGGTCTGACCCACAAGCGCCGGCTCAACGCGCTCGGCCCCGGTGGTCTGTCCCGTGAGCGGGCCGGCTTCGAGGTCCGTGACGTGCACCCCTCGCACTACGGCCGCATGTGCCCGATCGAGACCCCCGAAGGCCCGAACATCGGCCTGATCGGCTCGCTCGCCTCGTACGGCCGGGTCAACGCGTTCGGCTTCGTTGAGACGCCGTACCGCAAGGTCGTCGGCGGTGTCGTCACCGACGACGTCGACTACCTGACCGCCGACGAGGAGGACCGCTTCGTCATCGCGCAGGCCAACGCGACGCTGTCCGAGGAGATGCGGTTCACCGAGCCGCGCGTCCTGGTCCGCCGTCGTGGCGGCGAGGTCGACTACATCCCCGGTGACGACGTCGACTACATGGACGTCTCGCCGCGCCAGATGGTGTCGGTCGCGACCGCGATGATCCCGTTCCTGGAGCACGACGACGCCAACCGCGCCCTCATGGGCGCGAACATGATGCGCCAGGCCGTGCCGCTGATCACCTCCGAGGCGCCGCTCGTCGGCACCGGCATGGAGTACCGCTGCGCGGTCGACGCCGGTGACGTCATCAAGGCGGAGAAGGAGGGTGTGGTCCAGGAGGTCTCCGCGGACTACATCACCATCGCCAACGACGACGGCACGTACACCACGTACCGCATCGCCAAGTTCTCCCGCTCCAACCAGGGCACCTCCGTCAACCAGAAGGTCATCGTCTCCGAGGGTGACCGGGTCGTCGAGAACCAGGTGCTCGCCGACGGTCCCGCCACCGAGCGTGGCGAGATGGCGCTCGGCAAGAACCTCCTCGTGGCGTTCATGCCGTGGGAGGGCCACAACTACGAAGACGCGATCATCCTCAGCCAGCGGCTGGTGCAGGACGACGTCCTCTCCTCGATCCACATCGAGGAGCACGAGGTCGACGCCCGTGACACCAAGCTCGGCCCGGAGGAGATCACCCGGGACATCCCGAACGTCTCTGAAGAGGTCCTCGCGGACCTCGACGAGCGCGGCATCATCCGTATCGGTGCCGAGGTCACGGCCGGGGACATCCTCGTCGGCAAGGTCACGCCCAAGGGTGAGACCGAGCTGACGCCGGAGGAGCGGCTGCTCCGCGCGATCTTCGGTGAGAAGGCCCGTGAGGTCCGCGACACCTCGCTGAAGGTGCCGCACGGCGAGACCGGCAAGATCATCGGTGTCCGCGTCTTCGACCGCGAGGAGGGTGACGAGCTTCCTCCGGGCGTGAACCAGCTGGTCCGCGTCTATGTCGCCCAGAAGCGCAAGATCACCGATGGTGACAAGCTCGCCGGCCGGCACGGCAACAAGGGCGTCATCTCCAAGATCCTGCCGATCGAGGACATGCCGTTCCTGGAGGACGGCACCCCGGTCGACATCATCCTCAACCCCCTCGGCGTCCCGTCCCGCATGAACCCGGGGCAGGTCCTGGAGATCCACCTCGGCTGGCTCGCCAGCCAGGGCTGGAAGGTCGAAGGCAGCGAGGAGTGGATGGAGCGGCTGAAGGGCATCGGGGCCGACGACGTCGCCCCCGGTACCAACGTCGCGACACCGGTCTTCGACGGCGCGCGCGAGGACGAGATCTCCGGTCTCTTCGAGGCCACGATCCCGAATCGCGACGGCGAGCGGATGGTCAAGGCCTCCGGCAAGGCCAGCCTGTTCGACGGCCGCTCCGGTGAGCCGTTCCCCGAGCCGGTTTCCATCGGCTACATGTACATCCTGAAGCTCCACCACCTGGTCGACGACAAGCTCCACGCCCGCTCGACCGGTCCGTACTCGATGATCACCCAGCAGCCGCTGGGTGGTAAGGCCCAGTTCGGCGGTCAGCGCTTCGGCGAGATGGAGGTGTGGGCGCTGGAGGCTTACGGCGCCGCGTACGCCCTCCAGGAGCTCCTGACCATCAAGTCCGACGACGTGACCGGCCGCGTGAAGGTCTACGAGGCCATCGTCAAGGGCGAGAACATCCCCGAGCCCGGCATTCCCGAGTCCTTCAAGGTGCTCATCAAGGAAATGCAGTCGCTCTGTCTCAACGTGGAGGTGCTGTCCTCGGACGGTATGTCCATCGAGATGCGCGACACGGACGAGGACGTCTTCCGCGCGGCGGAGGAGCTCGGTATCGACCTGTCCCGGCGAGAGCCGAGCAGCGTCGAAGAGGTCTGA
- the rplK gene encoding 50S ribosomal protein L11, producing MPPKKKKVTGLIKLQISAGAANPAPPVGPALGQHGVNIMEFCKAYNAATESQRGMVVPVEITVYEDRSFTFITKTPPAAKLILKAAGVDKGSGEPHVKKVAKLTRAQVRDIATTKMPDLNANDLDAAEKIISGTARSMGITVEG from the coding sequence ATGCCTCCCAAGAAGAAGAAGGTCACGGGGCTCATCAAGCTCCAGATCTCGGCCGGCGCGGCCAACCCGGCTCCGCCGGTCGGCCCCGCGCTGGGTCAGCACGGCGTCAACATCATGGAGTTCTGCAAGGCCTACAACGCCGCGACCGAGTCGCAGCGTGGCATGGTCGTGCCGGTGGAGATCACGGTCTACGAGGACCGCTCCTTCACCTTCATCACCAAGACTCCGCCGGCCGCCAAGCTGATCCTCAAGGCCGCCGGTGTGGACAAGGGCTCAGGCGAGCCGCACGTCAAGAAGGTCGCCAAGCTCACCCGTGCGCAGGTCCGTGACATCGCCACGACCAAGATGCCCGACCTGAACGCCAACGACCTGGACGCCGCCGAGAAGATCATCTCCGGCACCGCCCGTTCGATGGGCATCACGGTCGAGGGCTGA
- the nusG gene encoding transcription termination/antitermination protein NusG, with the protein MSDPNLNDANEAVESREDETDIVEAADAVEPDQAEAADAEAGEPAEESAVHADDVEDGDAESASAEDGAADAEDGEETELVEEPAPAADPVAALREELRGLPGEWYVIHTYAGYEKRVKANLEQRAVSLNVEDFIYSAEVPEEEIVQIKNGERKNVRQNKLPGYVLVRMDLTNESWGVVRNTPGVTGFVGNAYDPYPLTLDEIVKMLAPEAEEKAAREAAEAEGKPAPSRKVEVQVLDFEVGDSVTVTDGPFATLQATINEINADSKKVKGLVEIFGRETPVELSFDQIQKN; encoded by the coding sequence GTGTCTGACCCGAACCTGAACGACGCCAACGAGGCGGTCGAGTCCCGCGAGGACGAGACCGACATCGTGGAGGCGGCGGACGCTGTCGAGCCAGACCAGGCCGAAGCCGCTGACGCCGAGGCCGGCGAGCCGGCCGAGGAGTCGGCGGTGCATGCCGACGACGTCGAGGACGGGGACGCGGAGTCCGCTTCCGCCGAGGACGGCGCTGCCGACGCCGAGGACGGCGAGGAGACCGAGCTCGTCGAGGAGCCCGCCCCCGCGGCCGACCCTGTCGCCGCGCTCCGCGAGGAGCTGCGCGGGCTGCCCGGCGAGTGGTACGTCATCCACACGTACGCGGGCTACGAGAAGCGCGTGAAGGCCAACCTGGAACAGCGCGCCGTCTCGCTCAACGTCGAGGACTTCATCTACTCGGCCGAGGTGCCCGAGGAAGAGATCGTCCAGATCAAGAACGGCGAGCGCAAGAACGTCCGCCAGAACAAGCTCCCGGGCTATGTCCTGGTGCGGATGGACCTGACGAACGAGTCCTGGGGTGTCGTACGGAACACGCCGGGCGTCACCGGCTTCGTCGGCAACGCCTACGACCCGTACCCGCTGACGCTGGACGAGATCGTGAAGATGCTCGCCCCCGAGGCCGAGGAGAAGGCCGCGCGCGAGGCGGCCGAGGCCGAGGGCAAGCCGGCTCCGTCCCGCAAGGTCGAGGTCCAGGTGCTGGACTTCGAGGTCGGCGACTCGGTCACCGTCACCGACGGCCCGTTCGCGACGCTCCAGGCGACGATCAACGAGATCAACGCCGACTCGAAGAAGGTCAAGGGCCTCGTCGAGATCTTCGGCCGCGAGACCCCGGTCGAGCTGAGCTTCGACCAGATCCAGAAGAACTGA
- a CDS encoding DNA-directed RNA polymerase subunit beta' encodes MLDVNFFDELRIGLATADDIRTWSHGEVKKPETINYRTLKPEKDGLFCEKIFGPTRDWECYCGKYKRVRFKGIICERCGVEVTRAKVRRERMGHIELAAPVTHIWYFKGVPSRLGYLLDLAPKDLEKVIYFAAYMITFVDEERRTRDLPSLEAHVSVERQQVENRRDSDLEARAKKLETDLAELEAEGAKADVRRKVREGAEREMKQLRDRAQREIDRLDEVWSRFKNLKVQDLEGDELLYRELRDRFGTYFDGSMGAAALQKRLESFDLNEEAERLREIIRTGKGQKKTRALKRLKVVSAFLQTSNSPKGMVLDCVPVIPPDLRPMVQLDGGRFATSDLNDLYRRVINRNNRLKRLLDLGAPEIIVNNEKRMLQEAVDALFDNGRRGRPVTGPGNRPLKSLSDMLKGKQGRFRQNLLGKRVDYSARSVIVVGPQLKLHQCGLPKAMALELFKPFVMKRLVDLNHAQNIKSAKRMVERGRTVVYDVLEEVIAEHPVLLNRAPTLHRLGIQAFEPQLVEGKAIQIHPLVCTAFNADFDGDQMAVHLPLSAEAQAEARILMLSSNNILKPADGRPVTMPTQDMVLGLFFLTTDEEEREVIGEGRSFGSSAEATMAFDNRELSLQAKIDIRFPVGTIPPRGWTPPVGEDGETNTEWQQGDPFRLRTTLGRALFNELLPEDYPFVDYSVGKKQLSEIVNDLAERYPKVIVAATLDNLKAAGFFWATRSGVTVAISDVVVPEAKKAIVQGYETQDEKVQKQYERGLITKDERTQELIAIWTKATNEVAEAMNANFPKTNPIFMMVNSGARGNMMQMRQIAGMRGLVSNAKNETIPRPIKASFREGLSVLEYFISTHGARKGLADTALRTADSGYLTRRLVDVSQDVIIREEDCGTDRGLKLRIAERGEDGVLRKAEDVETSVYARMLAEDVVVDGKVIAPANVDLGDVLIDAVVAAGVEEVKTRSVLTCESAVGTCAFCYGRSLATGKLVDIGEAVGIIAAQSIGEPGTQLTMRTFHTGGVAGDDITQGLPRVVELFEARTPKGVAPISEAAGSVRIEETEKTKKLVVTPDDGSEETPFPISKRARLLVGDGDRVEVGQKLTVGATNPHDVLRILGQRAVQVHLVGEVQKVYNSQGVSIHDKHIEIIIRQMLRRVTIIESGDAELLPGELVERSKFETENRRVVTEGGHPASGRPQLMGITKASLATESWLSAASFQETTRVLTDAAINAKSDSLIGLKENVIIGKLIPAGTGLSRYRNIRVEPTEEAKAAMYSAVGYDDIDYSPFGTGSGQAVPLEDYDYGPYNQ; translated from the coding sequence GTGCTCGACGTCAACTTCTTCGACGAGCTGCGGATCGGCCTCGCCACCGCGGACGACATCCGGACCTGGTCCCACGGCGAAGTGAAGAAGCCGGAGACCATCAACTACCGCACGCTCAAGCCCGAGAAGGACGGACTCTTCTGCGAGAAGATCTTCGGTCCGACCCGGGACTGGGAGTGCTACTGCGGCAAGTACAAGCGTGTCCGCTTCAAGGGCATCATCTGTGAGCGCTGTGGCGTCGAAGTCACGCGCGCCAAGGTGCGCCGTGAGCGGATGGGCCACATCGAGCTTGCCGCGCCCGTCACCCACATCTGGTACTTCAAGGGAGTTCCGTCCCGGCTGGGGTACCTGCTCGACCTCGCGCCGAAGGACCTTGAGAAGGTCATCTACTTCGCCGCGTACATGATCACGTTCGTGGACGAGGAGCGCCGTACGCGCGACCTGCCCTCGCTGGAGGCGCATGTCTCCGTCGAGCGCCAGCAGGTCGAGAACCGCCGCGACTCCGACCTTGAGGCCCGCGCCAAGAAGCTTGAGACCGACCTGGCCGAGCTGGAGGCCGAGGGCGCCAAGGCCGACGTGCGCCGCAAGGTGCGCGAAGGCGCCGAGCGTGAGATGAAGCAGCTGCGCGACCGCGCGCAGCGCGAGATCGACCGGCTCGACGAGGTGTGGAGCCGTTTCAAGAACCTCAAGGTCCAGGACCTGGAGGGCGACGAGCTGCTCTACCGCGAGCTGCGTGACCGCTTCGGCACGTACTTCGACGGTTCCATGGGCGCCGCCGCTCTGCAGAAGCGCCTGGAGTCCTTCGACCTGAACGAAGAGGCCGAGCGGCTCCGCGAGATCATCCGTACCGGCAAGGGACAGAAGAAGACCCGTGCGCTCAAGCGCCTCAAGGTCGTCTCCGCGTTCCTCCAGACCAGCAACAGCCCCAAGGGCATGGTGCTGGACTGCGTGCCGGTGATCCCGCCGGACCTGCGTCCGATGGTGCAGCTGGACGGTGGCCGCTTCGCGACCTCCGACCTGAACGACCTGTACCGCCGTGTGATCAACCGCAACAACCGCCTCAAGCGTCTCCTTGACCTCGGTGCCCCCGAGATCATCGTGAACAACGAGAAGCGGATGCTGCAGGAGGCCGTCGACGCGCTGTTCGACAACGGCCGCCGCGGTCGCCCGGTCACCGGTCCCGGCAACCGGCCCCTGAAGTCCCTCAGCGACATGCTGAAGGGCAAGCAGGGCCGATTCCGCCAGAACCTGCTCGGCAAGCGGGTCGACTACTCGGCCCGTTCCGTGATCGTCGTCGGACCGCAGCTCAAGCTGCACCAGTGCGGTCTGCCGAAGGCCATGGCGCTGGAGCTCTTCAAGCCGTTCGTGATGAAGCGCCTGGTGGACCTGAACCACGCGCAGAACATCAAGTCGGCCAAGCGCATGGTCGAGCGTGGCCGCACCGTCGTGTACGACGTCCTCGAAGAGGTCATCGCCGAACACCCGGTGCTGCTGAACCGTGCCCCGACCCTGCACCGCCTCGGCATCCAGGCCTTCGAGCCCCAGCTGGTCGAGGGCAAGGCCATCCAGATCCACCCGCTCGTCTGCACCGCGTTCAACGCGGACTTCGACGGTGACCAGATGGCCGTCCACCTGCCGCTCTCCGCGGAGGCGCAGGCCGAGGCCCGCATCCTGATGCTGTCCTCGAACAACATCCTCAAGCCGGCCGACGGCCGTCCCGTCACCATGCCCACCCAGGACATGGTGCTCGGCCTCTTCTTCCTCACCACGGACGAGGAGGAGCGCGAAGTCATCGGCGAGGGCCGGTCCTTCGGCTCCAGTGCCGAGGCCACGATGGCGTTCGACAACCGTGAGCTCTCGCTCCAGGCGAAGATCGACATCCGCTTCCCGGTGGGCACCATCCCGCCGCGCGGCTGGACCCCGCCGGTCGGCGAGGACGGCGAGACGAACACCGAGTGGCAGCAGGGCGACCCGTTCCGGCTGCGTACGACCCTGGGCCGCGCGCTCTTCAACGAGCTGCTGCCCGAGGACTACCCGTTCGTCGACTACTCGGTGGGCAAGAAGCAGCTCTCCGAGATCGTCAACGACCTCGCCGAGCGCTACCCCAAGGTCATCGTGGCGGCGACGCTCGACAACCTGAAGGCGGCCGGCTTCTTCTGGGCGACCCGCTCCGGTGTCACCGTCGCCATCTCCGATGTCGTCGTACCCGAGGCGAAGAAGGCGATCGTCCAGGGTTACGAGACCCAGGACGAGAAGGTCCAGAAGCAGTACGAGCGCGGTCTGATCACCAAGGACGAGCGCACCCAGGAGCTCATCGCGATCTGGACCAAGGCGACCAACGAGGTCGCCGAGGCGATGAACGCGAACTTCCCGAAGACCAACCCCATCTTCATGATGGTGAATTCGGGTGCTCGTGGAAACATGATGCAGATGCGTCAGATCGCCGGTATGCGTGGTCTGGTGTCCAACGCCAAGAATGAGACGATTCCCCGTCCCATCAAGGCGTCCTTCCGTGAAGGCCTGTCCGTGCTGGAGTACTTCATCTCCACCCACGGTGCCCGTAAGGGTCTGGCCGACACCGCCCTGCGTACCGCCGACTCGGGTTACCTGACCCGTCGTCTGGTGGACGTCTCGCAGGACGTCATCATCCGCGAGGAGGACTGCGGCACCGACCGCGGCCTCAAGCTGCGGATCGCGGAGCGCGGCGAGGACGGTGTCCTGCGCAAGGCGGAGGACGTCGAGACGTCCGTGTACGCGCGGATGCTCGCCGAGGACGTCGTCGTGGACGGCAAGGTCATCGCACCGGCCAACGTCGACCTGGGCGATGTCCTGATCGACGCGGTCGTGGCGGCCGGCGTGGAGGAGGTCAAGACCCGCTCGGTCCTGACCTGTGAGTCCGCGGTGGGCACCTGTGCCTTCTGCTACGGCCGTTCGCTGGCCACCGGCAAGCTGGTCGACATCGGTGAGGCGGTCGGCATCATCGCCGCCCAGTCCATCGGTGAGCCCGGCACCCAGCTGACGATGCGTACCTTCCACACCGGTGGTGTGGCGGGCGACGACATCACGCAGGGTCTGCCGCGTGTCGTCGAGCTCTTCGAGGCCCGTACGCCCAAGGGTGTCGCGCCGATCTCCGAAGCCGCGGGCTCCGTCCGCATCGAGGAGACCGAGAAGACGAAGAAGCTCGTCGTCACCCCGGACGACGGAAGCGAGGAGACGCCGTTCCCGATCTCCAAGCGCGCCCGGCTGCTCGTCGGTGACGGTGACCGCGTCGAGGTGGGCCAGAAGCTCACCGTCGGTGCCACCAACCCGCACGACGTGCTGCGGATCCTCGGTCAGCGCGCGGTCCAGGTCCACCTGGTCGGCGAGGTCCAGAAGGTCTACAACTCGCAGGGTGTGTCGATCCACGACAAGCACATCGAGATCATCATCCGGCAGATGCTGCGCCGTGTGACGATCATCGAGTCCGGTGACGCGGAACTGCTGCCGGGCGAGCTCGTCGAGCGCTCGAAGTTCGAGACCGAGAACCGTCGCGTGGTCACGGAAGGCGGCCACCCGGCCTCCGGCCGTCCGCAGCTGATGGGTATCACCAAGGCCTCGCTGGCCACGGAGTCGTGGCTGTCGGCGGCGTCCTTCCAGGAGACGACCAGGGTCCTGACCGACGCGGCGATCAACGCCAAGTCGGACTCCCTGATCGGCCTCAAGGAGAACGTCATCATCGGAAAGCTCATCCCGGCCGGTACGGGTCTCTCCCGCTACCGCAACATCCGGGTGGAGCCGACCGAGGAGGCCAAGGCCGCGATGTACTCGGCCGTCGGCTACGACGACATCGACTACTCCCCGTTCGGCACGGGCTCCGGCCAGGCCGTTCCGCTGGAGGACTACGACTACGGTCCGTACAACCAGTAG